The following coding sequences lie in one Arachis ipaensis cultivar K30076 chromosome B05, Araip1.1, whole genome shotgun sequence genomic window:
- the LOC107644707 gene encoding ribonuclease S-2-like isoform X3, which translates to MNSLFIVFHVILLASSVHLTNASYEYFKLALVWPTTFTRIHAPGRMMTNLPQHFTIHGLWPTNFSLPWPENCAQIEKKHHFDQTLMTSTLQRYLEHYWPSLKPRVSNMKFWTQQWEKHGSCSAERSLDGS; encoded by the exons ATGAACTcacttttcattgtttttcatgttatCCTGCTTGCATCCTCAGTTCATCTTACTAATGCCTCTTATGAATATTTTAAACTTGCCCTTGTTTGGCCAACAACCTTTACTCGTATCCATGCACCTGGAAGGATGATGACAAACCTCCCACAGCATTTCACAATACACGGTCTTTGGCCTACAAATTTCTCGCTTCCTTGGCCAGAAAATTGTGCTCAGATAGAGAAGAAGCATCATTTTGACCAAACTTTGATG ACATCGACATTGCAACGTTACTTAGAGCATTATTGGCCAAGTCTAAAACCACGAGTATCGAATATGAAGTTTTGGACGCAGCAATGGGAAAAACACGGATCGTGTAGCGCTGAAAG GTCTCTCGATGGATCTTAA
- the LOC107644707 gene encoding ribonuclease S-4-like isoform X1 has protein sequence MNSLFIVFHVILLASSVHLTNASYEYFKLALVWPTTFTRIHAPGRMMTNLPQHFTIHGLWPTNFSLPWPENCAQIEKKHHFDQTLMTSTLQRYLEHYWPSLKPRVSNMKFWTQQWEKHGSCSAERFDQSKYFGKAVFITHRLDILAELKNAGIIPDGTKTYSRTDIVNAIKNTKTNQVEPELLCVQHQNDVLLSEIRLCLDANLAGPIPCPIDRSPDVTLCKTMSNLIIIPV, from the exons ATGAACTcacttttcattgtttttcatgttatCCTGCTTGCATCCTCAGTTCATCTTACTAATGCCTCTTATGAATATTTTAAACTTGCCCTTGTTTGGCCAACAACCTTTACTCGTATCCATGCACCTGGAAGGATGATGACAAACCTCCCACAGCATTTCACAATACACGGTCTTTGGCCTACAAATTTCTCGCTTCCTTGGCCAGAAAATTGTGCTCAGATAGAGAAGAAGCATCATTTTGACCAAACTTTGATG ACATCGACATTGCAACGTTACTTAGAGCATTATTGGCCAAGTCTAAAACCACGAGTATCGAATATGAAGTTTTGGACGCAGCAATGGGAAAAACACGGATCGTGTAGCGCTGAAAGGTTTGATCAATCTAAATATTTTGGAAAGGCTGTATTTATTACACATCGTTTGGACATTCTAGCCGAATTGAAGAATGCTGGAATAATTCCAGATGGAACTAAAACTTATAGTCGCACTGACATTGTCAATGCAATAAAAAACACTAAGACTAATCAAGTTGAGCCCGAACTTCTGTGCGTCCAACATCAGAATGATGTGTTATTATCGGAGATTCGCCTGTGCCTTGATGCTAATTTAGCAGGACCTATTCCATGTCCTATTGATAGATCTCCAGATGTTACTTTATGCAAAACAATGTCCAATCTCATTATAATACCTGTGTAA
- the LOC107644707 gene encoding ribonuclease 3-like isoform X2 translates to MMTNLPQHFTIHGLWPTNFSLPWPENCAQIEKKHHFDQTLMTSTLQRYLEHYWPSLKPRVSNMKFWTQQWEKHGSCSAERFDQSKYFGKAVFITHRLDILAELKNAGIIPDGTKTYSRTDIVNAIKNTKTNQVEPELLCVQHQNDVLLSEIRLCLDANLAGPIPCPIDRSPDVTLCKTMSNLIIIPV, encoded by the exons ATGATGACAAACCTCCCACAGCATTTCACAATACACGGTCTTTGGCCTACAAATTTCTCGCTTCCTTGGCCAGAAAATTGTGCTCAGATAGAGAAGAAGCATCATTTTGACCAAACTTTGATG ACATCGACATTGCAACGTTACTTAGAGCATTATTGGCCAAGTCTAAAACCACGAGTATCGAATATGAAGTTTTGGACGCAGCAATGGGAAAAACACGGATCGTGTAGCGCTGAAAGGTTTGATCAATCTAAATATTTTGGAAAGGCTGTATTTATTACACATCGTTTGGACATTCTAGCCGAATTGAAGAATGCTGGAATAATTCCAGATGGAACTAAAACTTATAGTCGCACTGACATTGTCAATGCAATAAAAAACACTAAGACTAATCAAGTTGAGCCCGAACTTCTGTGCGTCCAACATCAGAATGATGTGTTATTATCGGAGATTCGCCTGTGCCTTGATGCTAATTTAGCAGGACCTATTCCATGTCCTATTGATAGATCTCCAGATGTTACTTTATGCAAAACAATGTCCAATCTCATTATAATACCTGTGTAA